From one Mycolicibacterium sp. HK-90 genomic stretch:
- a CDS encoding RsiV family protein, whose translation MLRKMIGAAALVAGSLVAITTAPPAAASAASFCDELAGQWDGQFCNASVVSDRKAVRNIKMALPGDLVENPVIRQYLTNLMNNWRNAAQQMAHDSFGEQQFEIFQHGGAMTAVFHEMYSGTVGTDALAHPNAPIVSDAYRTFTFVDGRQVQLADLFKPGVDHRAEIPRLGAPFIVAALDAAPPPHQPGTYPFTPDRWTPDNVYSGGYKAWALTPDELILYMPDYPVGRDSPINFSPGLMQWSMDGGTVQAHIPLSALAPVLQPQFGGA comes from the coding sequence ATGCTGCGCAAGATGATCGGTGCGGCGGCCCTGGTGGCCGGCTCCCTGGTGGCCATCACGACCGCCCCGCCCGCCGCGGCGTCGGCGGCATCGTTCTGCGACGAACTGGCCGGCCAATGGGACGGACAGTTCTGCAACGCGTCGGTGGTCTCGGACCGAAAAGCGGTTCGCAACATCAAGATGGCACTGCCCGGCGACCTGGTGGAGAACCCCGTCATCCGGCAGTACCTGACCAACCTGATGAACAACTGGCGCAACGCCGCGCAGCAGATGGCCCACGACAGCTTCGGTGAGCAGCAGTTCGAGATCTTCCAGCACGGCGGCGCGATGACGGCCGTCTTCCACGAAATGTATTCCGGCACGGTCGGTACCGACGCGCTTGCGCATCCGAACGCGCCGATCGTCAGCGATGCCTACCGCACGTTCACGTTCGTGGACGGGCGGCAGGTGCAGCTGGCCGACCTCTTCAAACCGGGCGTCGATCACCGGGCCGAGATCCCACGCCTGGGCGCCCCGTTCATCGTCGCCGCCCTCGATGCCGCACCGCCGCCGCACCAGCCCGGCACCTATCCGTTCACCCCGGACCGCTGGACCCCGGACAACGTGTACTCGGGCGGGTACAAGGCCTGGGCGCTGACACCGGACGAGTTGATCCTCTACATGCCGGACTACCCGGTCGGACGCGACAGCCCGATCAACTTCAGCCCGGGCCTGATGCAGTGGTCGATGGACGGCGGCACCGTGCAGGCGCACATTCCGCTCTCGGCGCTCGCCCCGGTGCTGCAGCCGCAGTTCGGCGGCGCCTGA
- a CDS encoding YajQ family cyclic di-GMP-binding protein yields MADSSFDVVSKVDRQEVDNALNQAAKELSTRFDFRGTDTTIAWKGEESIELVSSTEERVKAAVDVFKEKLVRRDISMKAFDAGDPQPSGKTYRVTGDIKQGITSEQAKKITKIIRDEGPKGVKAQIQGDEIRVSSKKRDDLQAVISLLKGSDLDVALQFVNYR; encoded by the coding sequence ATGGCGGATTCCAGCTTCGACGTCGTCAGCAAGGTCGATCGTCAGGAGGTCGACAACGCGCTCAACCAGGCCGCCAAGGAACTGTCCACCCGCTTCGACTTCCGCGGCACCGACACCACCATCGCCTGGAAGGGCGAGGAGTCCATCGAGCTGGTCAGCTCCACCGAGGAGCGGGTCAAGGCCGCAGTCGACGTGTTCAAGGAGAAACTCGTCCGCCGCGACATCTCGATGAAGGCCTTCGACGCCGGCGACCCGCAGCCCAGCGGCAAGACCTACCGGGTGACCGGCGACATCAAACAGGGCATCACCAGCGAGCAGGCCAAGAAGATCACCAAGATCATCCGCGACGAGGGCCCCAAGGGCGTCAAGGCGCAGATCCAAGGCGACGAGATCCGGGTGAGCTCCAAGAAGCGTGACGACCTGCAGGCCGTCATCTCCCTGCTGAAGGGCTCGGACCTGGACGTGGCGCTGCAGTTCGTCAACTACCGCTGA
- a CDS encoding HAD-IC family P-type ATPase, whose translation MAEITAPAEDALVSALAHSRSATEVLEVLGSSGDGLDGDSARERLAVHGLNKLPEKRPRPAVLRFFAHFNNVLIYILIAAGVLKAILNEWVDSAVIISVAVINAAVGFIQEGRAQRALDSIRSMLSVTAQVRRDGHWQQVDAQTLVPGDIVRIASGDRIPADMRLLTVANLRVEESALTGESLPAKKDVAEVGPDAGLGDRMSMVYSGTIVAAGSATGVVTATGTSTEIGRIQSLIADVETIDTPLTRKLARFGRQLSVGILGMAAVMLVVGKLLHQFTVSELITAAIGFAVAAIPEGLPAVVTITLALGVQQMARRKAITRKLPAVEALGAVSVICSDKTGTLTQNEMTARTVVTARHRFDVSGAGYRPEGGLELDGAPITPVDHPELAALLTTMAVCNDARLDEADGQWRVVGEPTEGALRALTMKARIDDSDWPRLGVVPFESANKFMVTLNATPGGERWLYVKGAPDRLLDRSGTQAGSSSAEPLDRAAWEARIDELSGQGLRVLAAARRPAAGAETVDIGDVEDGLEFLGVVGIVDPPRPEAITAIETCHAAGIQVTMITGDHAGTARAIAGEMGIIKAGDVPRVVTGAELEEMSQTRLRQVAHEVHVYARTSPEHKLRIVSALQAQGKVVAMTGDGVNDAPALTRADIGVAMGIKGTEATKEAAGIVLADDNFATIERAVEEGRRIYDNIRKSVLFMLPTNGAQSLIILVAILAGFALPLQPVQILWVNMVTSVTLSLALVFEKAEDGLMQRPPRTPKQALVNRADVAMISLVSILVAGATLAEFFVARAGGYPLAVAQTAAVNMLALGQLAYLLNCRFVTSSSLRPQVFRGNPWVWRMAGVMIALQLVFTYAPFMHTWFHSAPITFRGWSVAIALSIVIFLVIETAKWVGRRFIPSAVA comes from the coding sequence ATGGCGGAAATCACCGCCCCGGCAGAGGATGCATTGGTCAGCGCGCTGGCACATTCCCGCAGCGCCACCGAAGTGCTTGAGGTTCTGGGCAGTTCGGGCGACGGGCTGGATGGTGACAGCGCGCGGGAGCGGCTGGCCGTCCACGGTCTGAACAAACTCCCCGAAAAGCGTCCCCGGCCTGCAGTTCTCCGGTTCTTCGCACACTTCAACAATGTGCTGATCTACATCCTGATCGCCGCGGGTGTGCTCAAGGCCATCCTCAACGAATGGGTCGACAGCGCCGTCATCATTTCCGTCGCGGTGATCAACGCCGCCGTCGGCTTCATCCAGGAAGGCCGGGCCCAGCGGGCACTCGACAGCATCCGGAGCATGTTGTCGGTCACTGCGCAGGTGCGTCGTGACGGTCACTGGCAGCAGGTGGACGCACAGACCCTGGTGCCCGGCGATATCGTGCGCATCGCTTCGGGAGACCGTATCCCGGCCGACATGCGTCTGCTGACGGTCGCGAACCTGCGGGTGGAGGAGTCGGCGCTGACCGGTGAGTCGCTGCCGGCCAAGAAGGATGTGGCCGAAGTCGGCCCGGACGCCGGTCTGGGCGACCGGATGTCGATGGTGTACTCGGGCACCATCGTGGCGGCTGGTTCGGCTACCGGCGTGGTGACCGCCACCGGAACCAGCACCGAGATCGGCCGGATCCAATCGCTCATCGCCGACGTGGAAACCATCGATACCCCGTTGACCCGCAAGTTGGCTCGGTTCGGCCGTCAGCTGTCGGTGGGCATCTTGGGGATGGCCGCGGTGATGTTGGTGGTCGGCAAGCTGCTGCACCAGTTCACGGTGAGTGAACTCATCACGGCTGCAATAGGTTTCGCCGTCGCTGCGATACCGGAGGGGTTGCCTGCCGTCGTCACCATCACCCTCGCGCTCGGGGTACAGCAGATGGCCCGGCGCAAGGCGATCACCCGCAAGCTTCCCGCTGTGGAGGCGCTCGGCGCGGTCAGCGTCATCTGCTCGGACAAGACCGGCACGCTCACCCAGAACGAGATGACCGCCCGCACCGTGGTCACCGCGCGTCACCGGTTCGACGTCAGCGGCGCCGGATACCGGCCCGAGGGCGGCCTCGAGCTCGACGGCGCACCGATCACACCCGTCGACCATCCGGAGCTGGCGGCGCTGTTGACCACGATGGCCGTCTGCAACGACGCACGGCTGGATGAGGCCGATGGTCAATGGCGGGTGGTGGGGGAGCCGACCGAAGGCGCGCTGCGCGCACTGACCATGAAGGCCCGGATCGATGACTCGGACTGGCCGCGGCTGGGTGTGGTGCCGTTCGAGTCGGCCAACAAGTTCATGGTGACCCTCAACGCCACTCCCGGCGGGGAACGCTGGCTCTACGTCAAGGGAGCCCCGGACCGGTTGCTCGACCGGTCCGGCACCCAGGCCGGCAGCTCATCCGCGGAGCCGCTCGATCGGGCCGCGTGGGAGGCACGCATCGACGAACTCAGCGGACAGGGCCTCCGCGTCCTGGCCGCCGCCCGGCGACCGGCCGCCGGTGCGGAAACCGTGGACATCGGCGACGTCGAGGACGGACTCGAGTTTCTCGGCGTCGTCGGCATCGTCGATCCGCCCCGGCCCGAAGCGATCACGGCCATCGAGACCTGCCATGCGGCCGGGATCCAGGTCACCATGATCACCGGTGACCATGCCGGAACCGCGCGGGCCATCGCGGGCGAGATGGGCATCATCAAAGCCGGCGACGTACCACGGGTCGTCACCGGGGCCGAGCTGGAGGAGATGAGCCAGACCCGGTTGCGGCAGGTGGCCCACGAGGTCCACGTCTACGCCCGCACCAGCCCGGAACACAAGCTGCGCATCGTCAGTGCCCTGCAAGCCCAGGGCAAGGTGGTCGCGATGACCGGTGACGGCGTCAACGACGCACCGGCGCTGACTCGCGCGGACATCGGGGTGGCGATGGGCATCAAGGGGACCGAGGCCACCAAGGAGGCAGCCGGAATCGTCCTGGCCGACGACAACTTCGCGACCATCGAGCGGGCGGTCGAAGAGGGCCGGCGGATCTACGACAACATCCGCAAGTCCGTGCTGTTCATGCTGCCCACCAACGGCGCACAATCGCTGATCATCCTCGTCGCGATCCTGGCCGGGTTCGCGCTGCCGTTGCAGCCGGTGCAGATCCTGTGGGTCAACATGGTCACCTCCGTCACGCTGTCGCTGGCGCTGGTTTTCGAGAAGGCCGAGGACGGCCTCATGCAGCGACCGCCCCGCACTCCCAAACAGGCGCTGGTGAACCGGGCCGACGTCGCCATGATCTCCCTGGTGTCGATCCTGGTCGCCGGCGCCACCCTGGCCGAGTTCTTCGTGGCGCGGGCCGGCGGGTATCCGTTGGCGGTGGCCCAGACCGCTGCGGTGAACATGTTGGCGCTCGGCCAGCTCGCCTATCTGCTGAACTGCCGGTTCGTCACCTCGTCGAGCCTGCGGCCCCAGGTGTTCCGCGGTAATCCGTGGGTGTGGCGGATGGCGGGCGTGATGATCGCCCTGCAGCTGGTCTTCACCTACGCGCCGTTCATGCACACCTGGTTCCACTCGGCGCCCATCACGTTCCGCGGGTGGTCGGTCGCGATCGCGTTGTCGATCGTGATCTTCCTGGTCATCGAGACGGCCAAGTGGGTAGGACGCAGATTCATTCCATCGGCGGTGGCATAG
- a CDS encoding RtcB family protein: MTEHRVENKLVNFASHIDGNTIEQAKQTASMPFVHPHVALMPDAHSGKGSAVGTVIPTIDAVIPAAVGVDIGCGMIAARTEFTATDLDGRDLATLRAAIESAIPLSPGNYNDTLARFPFTAGRITDLEHLAEQGEVDLSHSPKWRRQLGSLGGGNHFIELCLDQDDRVWLFLHSGSRGVGNKIAQKHIKIAQKLMKRWWIDLPNPDLAYLPQGTPEFAAYLRELNWAQRFALENRAEMMDRYMWVFAAWMGYAHLDQPQTAGDFEVERINTHHNYTRKERHGGRDVWLTRKGAIDAHTGVMGLIPGSMGTRSYVVRGKGNPAGLCSAPHGAGRRFSRNEARRRFTADDLAQRMQGIEYRHGEEWVDEIPDAYKDIDVVMADAASLVEIEHELRQVLNVKGT, from the coding sequence ATGACCGAGCACCGCGTCGAGAACAAGCTGGTGAATTTCGCCAGCCATATCGACGGCAACACCATCGAGCAGGCGAAGCAGACTGCCTCGATGCCGTTCGTGCACCCACATGTCGCGCTGATGCCCGACGCCCACAGCGGCAAGGGGTCCGCCGTCGGCACCGTCATCCCCACGATCGATGCGGTGATCCCGGCCGCGGTCGGCGTGGACATCGGCTGCGGCATGATCGCGGCCCGCACCGAATTCACCGCCACCGACCTCGACGGTCGTGATCTGGCGACGTTGCGCGCGGCGATCGAGTCGGCGATTCCGCTGTCGCCGGGCAACTACAACGACACGCTGGCCCGGTTCCCGTTCACGGCGGGCCGTATCACCGACCTCGAGCATCTGGCGGAGCAGGGCGAGGTCGACCTGTCGCACTCGCCGAAGTGGCGCCGGCAACTCGGATCCCTCGGCGGTGGCAACCACTTCATCGAGCTGTGCCTGGATCAGGACGACCGGGTGTGGCTGTTCCTGCACTCGGGTTCTCGTGGTGTGGGAAACAAGATCGCCCAGAAGCACATCAAGATCGCGCAGAAACTGATGAAGCGATGGTGGATCGACCTGCCCAACCCCGACCTCGCCTACCTGCCGCAGGGCACGCCGGAGTTCGCCGCCTATCTGCGGGAGCTCAACTGGGCGCAGCGATTCGCCTTAGAGAACCGCGCCGAGATGATGGACCGCTACATGTGGGTGTTCGCCGCGTGGATGGGTTATGCCCATCTGGACCAGCCGCAGACCGCCGGCGATTTCGAGGTCGAGCGGATCAACACCCATCACAACTACACCCGCAAGGAACGTCACGGGGGTCGCGACGTGTGGCTGACCCGCAAGGGGGCGATCGACGCGCACACGGGTGTCATGGGCCTGATCCCCGGCAGCATGGGAACGCGTTCATACGTGGTGCGCGGAAAGGGTAATCCCGCCGGTCTGTGCTCAGCTCCGCACGGTGCCGGGCGCCGATTCTCCCGCAACGAGGCCCGCCGGCGGTTCACCGCCGACGATCTGGCGCAGCGCATGCAGGGCATCGAGTACCGACACGGTGAGGAGTGGGTCGATGAGATCCCCGATGCGTACAAGGACATCGACGTCGTCATGGCCGACGCCGCGAGCCTCGTCGAGATCGAGCATGAGCTCCGTCAGGTGCTCAACGTGAAGGGCACCTAG